The nucleotide sequence CGCTCAGAAGGTGCACGTACACGCTCAGGTGGTACATCCGCAAGCATTCTATCCTTCTCCCCTGGAGGACTCCTTGCCCTCCGTCAAGGAGAGGTCCTCCGCGATCTCCACGAGCGCGTGCGGTTTTCGGATCACCAGCCGCTGCCGCCCCGC is from Armatimonadota bacterium and encodes:
- a CDS encoding helix-turn-helix domain-containing protein, encoding DLPLSREDLAGLTGTTLYTASRILSRWAQQGIVSAGRQRLVIRKPHALVEIAEDLSLTEGKESSRGEG